The following proteins are co-located in the Paludibaculum fermentans genome:
- a CDS encoding phosphatase PAP2 family protein: protein MLVLSPAMIIFGIPGGLFRELRGNPTVAFTYLGCAFLFAAARPGRWAAAAAVGVGGLLYAALDWVGEPKPEYFGSEFINPASYLGVGCLLVLGARVFLVSEAQRWPASRFFAIAWISGWFWVSLGFLRPLNQIMCPLTIDPLFHAVDGQFGFHLSFLLGGILAGRPALWNLTATVYNALPAMAGLALAVDFRDPNSPYRSFQMFVSMGLIGFSLYWFCPAAGPQFAFAADWPRRLPPADSLSAMSLPGYVRNCMPSLHFASALGCYWVLRHARRVYRAVAGVFLLGTFFATLALGEHYQIDLIVAVPFTLTFLAGWVHALPWKAAERRAAVIGGCLLTGLWLGLLRWGGSLLLGSRITVWVLTFVTLGASFFLHKRLMRAIDRSRVGVPAAEVAARPVEEECGCAG, encoded by the coding sequence ATGCTGGTGCTGTCGCCGGCGATGATCATCTTCGGCATTCCTGGTGGATTGTTCCGGGAGCTGCGGGGTAACCCTACCGTGGCGTTTACCTACCTGGGGTGCGCCTTTCTGTTTGCGGCGGCTCGCCCGGGGCGCTGGGCCGCAGCCGCAGCGGTGGGCGTTGGCGGGTTGCTGTATGCGGCGCTGGACTGGGTGGGTGAGCCAAAGCCGGAGTACTTCGGTTCCGAGTTCATCAACCCTGCGAGCTACCTGGGCGTGGGCTGCCTGCTGGTATTGGGGGCACGGGTCTTTCTTGTGTCCGAGGCGCAGCGCTGGCCGGCCAGCCGGTTCTTTGCGATCGCCTGGATCAGTGGGTGGTTCTGGGTCTCGCTTGGCTTCCTTCGTCCGCTGAACCAAATCATGTGCCCGCTTACGATCGATCCACTGTTTCACGCCGTGGATGGGCAGTTTGGGTTCCACCTGAGTTTTCTGCTGGGCGGGATTCTCGCCGGGCGGCCGGCGTTGTGGAATCTGACGGCGACTGTTTATAACGCCCTGCCTGCGATGGCCGGGCTCGCGCTGGCCGTTGATTTTCGCGATCCCAATTCCCCATACCGGTCCTTTCAGATGTTTGTGAGCATGGGGCTCATCGGCTTCAGCCTGTATTGGTTTTGTCCCGCGGCCGGCCCCCAGTTTGCGTTTGCGGCGGACTGGCCCAGGCGATTGCCGCCGGCGGACAGCCTGAGTGCGATGAGTTTACCGGGCTATGTGCGAAACTGCATGCCGTCCCTGCATTTTGCCTCCGCGCTGGGGTGCTATTGGGTTCTGCGCCATGCGCGCCGGGTCTATCGCGCAGTGGCCGGCGTGTTTCTGCTTGGGACCTTCTTCGCCACACTGGCGTTGGGGGAGCACTATCAGATCGATTTGATTGTGGCGGTTCCGTTCACGCTGACGTTCCTGGCGGGTTGGGTTCACGCCCTGCCCTGGAAAGCGGCGGAGCGGCGCGCCGCGGTGATTGGAGGGTGTCTGCTGACGGGCCTGTGGCTGGGGCTGCTGCGGTGGGGCGGTTCGCTTCTGCTGGGTTCGCGGATCACTGTCTGGGTGTTGACCTTCGTCACACTGGGCGCCTCGTTTTTCCTGCACAAGCGGCTGATGCGGGCGATCGACCGGAGCCGGGTTGGCGTGCCGGCGGCGGAGGTAGCGGCGCGTCCAGTGGAGGAAGAGTGCGGGTGTGCGGGGTGA
- a CDS encoding DUF4386 domain-containing protein produces the protein MMERSQLQAARIFGIAFLLSLVIITLAFSRFYAPYLVWGNGEETARRFIAHEQAVRLYLAGAFFYGVGLIVLPAALYTILLPVNRGIAMFAAFSKLTYALFWFIVMMHIFGALRLLEGAGSLRNFGPDGLAALAGWQFGVSRDAYYIGLVFHGMGTALFACVLFQSRYVPRPLALWGILGSLYEGCCGFAYLMHPNFAAILSPNWYELPPMTFEVLLSLWFLFRGLRSTETLQAGPPGR, from the coding sequence ATGATGGAACGATCACAACTCCAGGCGGCCAGGATCTTCGGCATCGCGTTCCTTTTGAGCCTGGTGATCATCACGCTGGCGTTTTCCCGCTTCTATGCTCCTTACTTGGTCTGGGGAAACGGGGAAGAAACCGCCCGCCGCTTCATCGCCCATGAACAGGCCGTTCGCCTCTACCTGGCCGGAGCCTTCTTCTACGGGGTGGGGCTGATCGTCCTTCCGGCGGCGCTGTACACGATCCTTCTCCCTGTCAATCGGGGCATTGCCATGTTCGCGGCATTCTCCAAGCTGACCTACGCGTTGTTTTGGTTCATCGTGATGATGCACATCTTCGGCGCCCTGCGCTTGCTGGAAGGCGCCGGCTCGCTGCGCAACTTCGGGCCGGACGGCCTGGCCGCCCTGGCGGGATGGCAATTCGGCGTGAGCCGGGATGCCTACTACATCGGCCTGGTCTTCCACGGGATGGGAACTGCCCTGTTCGCCTGTGTCCTTTTCCAATCGCGCTACGTACCCCGCCCCTTGGCGCTCTGGGGCATTCTGGGCTCGCTGTACGAGGGGTGCTGCGGCTTCGCGTATCTCATGCACCCGAATTTCGCGGCGATTCTGTCGCCGAACTGGTATGAGTTGCCACCCATGACCTTCGAGGTTCTGCTCAGCCTGTGGTTCCTGTTCCGCGGGCTGAGATCGACGGAAACCCTGCAGGCCGGGCCACCGGGCAGATAG
- a CDS encoding right-handed parallel beta-helix repeat-containing protein → MRPVHRTARRTHGGLFLSSFLLLAVLGYAQPSGGPYGPIDQRYEIPKAAHVFYVAPNGVAESPGTDLAQPTTLESAMERVVTGDAVVLRGGVYRTGGLVLNQGITMQPYGDERPVLKGTQVAVKWEALRDNVWRTPWKRLFPAAPLGWWQRGREGMRTPLHRFNNDMVFLDGELLQSAGWEGELTPKSYFIDYQGGYVYLGVNPANHLVEITAFDSALVRTSSAVHGKSSDHKGPVIRGIAFTQYAYRALEVEGKKHFTAADEPTDEPVGPSDPSTYGKEVTGTVLENVSITYCSRVAGYFRGDGLVIRQSLISDTSTEGLYVIGSSDVLLERNIIRRNNIEQLTGYYPAAVKIFNQSHRVTVRDNLILDNPNSSGVWYDVGNRDAVFVNNWVDRAVNGFFFEISRGATVAGNVFLNCDRGVYILNSAGARIYNNTFLDAPASFERNQRSATGDHFGWHPATGPGVDQREGHVFVNNLLAASEASRRPLLRFEQPAALCAQLPRPQAQVLDGNVYARAALPGVETKAPLATWGPAATESCVATAVSLEELRGLASGFEAGGRQLDRTPRSVFQGVDVGRYELLQPLPGLAGGLPADVRKLLGWSEQEARTTGAYPVGR, encoded by the coding sequence ATGCGCCCAGTTCACCGGACCGCACGACGCACTCATGGCGGCTTGTTCCTCTCTTCTTTTCTGCTGTTGGCGGTTTTGGGGTATGCACAGCCTTCGGGCGGGCCTTATGGACCGATCGACCAGCGCTACGAGATTCCCAAGGCAGCACACGTTTTCTACGTCGCACCGAATGGCGTAGCGGAGTCTCCCGGCACCGACCTTGCACAGCCGACGACGCTGGAGTCGGCGATGGAACGGGTGGTGACGGGCGATGCGGTTGTGCTGCGCGGTGGGGTGTACCGGACGGGCGGGTTGGTGCTGAACCAGGGCATTACGATGCAGCCCTATGGCGATGAACGGCCCGTGCTGAAAGGGACGCAGGTGGCGGTGAAGTGGGAGGCGCTGCGCGACAACGTCTGGCGGACTCCGTGGAAGCGGCTGTTTCCGGCCGCGCCGCTGGGCTGGTGGCAGCGGGGCCGGGAGGGCATGCGGACGCCGCTGCACCGGTTCAATAACGACATGGTGTTCCTGGATGGGGAACTGCTGCAGTCCGCCGGATGGGAAGGGGAGCTGACCCCGAAATCCTATTTCATCGACTACCAGGGCGGCTACGTCTATCTGGGCGTGAACCCGGCCAACCACCTGGTGGAGATCACGGCCTTTGACAGTGCGCTGGTGAGGACGAGCTCGGCGGTTCACGGCAAGAGTTCGGACCACAAGGGTCCGGTGATCCGGGGAATTGCATTCACGCAGTACGCCTACCGGGCGCTGGAGGTGGAGGGCAAGAAGCACTTCACGGCGGCCGATGAACCGACGGATGAACCGGTGGGTCCCTCGGATCCTTCGACTTATGGCAAGGAGGTGACGGGGACGGTGTTGGAGAATGTGTCCATCACTTATTGCTCGCGCGTGGCCGGTTACTTTCGCGGAGACGGGCTGGTGATTCGGCAATCGCTGATCAGCGACACCAGCACGGAAGGGCTCTATGTGATTGGGTCGTCCGACGTTCTGCTGGAGCGGAACATCATCCGGCGGAACAATATTGAGCAGTTGACGGGGTACTATCCGGCGGCGGTGAAGATCTTCAACCAGTCGCACCGGGTTACCGTGCGCGACAACCTGATCCTGGATAATCCCAATTCAAGCGGGGTCTGGTATGACGTGGGCAATCGCGACGCGGTATTTGTGAACAACTGGGTGGACCGGGCGGTGAATGGTTTCTTCTTCGAGATCTCGCGCGGCGCGACGGTGGCGGGCAATGTCTTCCTGAATTGCGACCGGGGTGTCTACATCCTGAACTCGGCGGGGGCGCGGATTTACAACAATACGTTCCTGGATGCGCCGGCCTCGTTCGAGCGCAATCAGCGGAGCGCCACGGGCGACCATTTCGGGTGGCATCCGGCTACGGGTCCGGGTGTCGACCAGCGCGAGGGACATGTGTTCGTGAACAACTTACTGGCGGCCAGCGAGGCGAGCCGCCGGCCATTGCTGCGGTTCGAGCAGCCCGCGGCCCTATGCGCGCAGCTTCCGCGTCCGCAGGCGCAAGTGCTGGATGGGAATGTGTATGCGCGAGCGGCGTTGCCGGGCGTAGAGACGAAGGCTCCGTTGGCGACATGGGGTCCGGCTGCGACGGAGAGTTGTGTGGCGACGGCGGTTTCGCTGGAGGAGTTGCGCGGGTTGGCGTCCGGGTTTGAGGCCGGCGGGCGACAGTTGGACCGGACTCCGCGGTCAGTGTTCCAGGGGGTCGATGTGGGCCGGTACGAATTGCTGCAACCGCTGCCGGGTCTGGCGGGCGGGTTGCCGGCGGATGTGCGGAAGCTGCTGGGCTGGAGCGAGCAGGAGGCTCGGACGACGGGGGCTTATCCGGTCGGGCGGTGA
- a CDS encoding FkbM family methyltransferase, translating into MNWYELQNFVHRKLLSAGWRVQREVPAPEGWSCGRTYWDAAYIQRLGFRPATVIDVGVGHGTTELYRAFPDAFLLLIEPVAEFTADIDRILAARRGVHVPVALGSAPGETDLFVEPRLPQLTSFYKRDRLEQTGDRPDIRRIQVETLDRVIAAQPYARPFGLKIDAEGAELDILQGAAATLRDTEFLILEVSVPRRFEGGYRFAGMIAELDRRGFAMVDILDIGRADTSQVTFLDLVFQRQV; encoded by the coding sequence TTGAACTGGTACGAGCTACAGAATTTCGTCCACCGGAAGCTGCTCTCGGCAGGCTGGCGCGTGCAGCGCGAAGTCCCCGCGCCCGAGGGCTGGAGCTGTGGAAGGACATATTGGGATGCCGCCTACATCCAGCGCTTGGGCTTCCGGCCGGCCACCGTCATCGATGTCGGCGTGGGCCATGGAACAACTGAGCTGTATCGCGCCTTTCCCGACGCCTTTCTGCTGCTCATTGAGCCGGTGGCGGAGTTCACCGCCGACATTGACAGGATCCTCGCGGCCCGCCGCGGCGTCCATGTGCCCGTCGCCCTGGGCAGCGCCCCAGGTGAAACCGACCTCTTCGTCGAGCCGCGCCTCCCGCAACTCACCAGCTTCTACAAGCGCGACCGCCTGGAGCAGACCGGCGACCGCCCGGACATCCGCCGCATCCAGGTGGAAACACTCGACCGCGTCATCGCGGCCCAACCCTACGCGCGTCCCTTCGGGTTGAAGATCGACGCCGAAGGCGCGGAACTCGACATCCTCCAAGGCGCCGCAGCCACTCTGCGCGATACGGAATTCCTCATCCTGGAGGTCAGTGTCCCCAGGCGTTTCGAGGGAGGTTACCGTTTCGCCGGCATGATCGCCGAACTCGACCGCCGAGGTTTCGCCATGGTGGACATCCTCGACATCGGCCGCGCCGATACCTCCCAAGTGACCTTCCTGGACCTCGTCTTCCAACGGCAAGTGTGA
- a CDS encoding glycosyltransferase family 4 protein yields the protein MTGIRYISLTGTSGYAQAARRYLLGLVGLGVPVTWTPLVPGPAWGLEFEPYEGTSIGDPQLDPVCNRAIPYDVVLLHTQPEYYPHLRAMFPDTRVAAYAAWETERVPRSWKTHLSGLDLLIVPCPWNRDVMRSGGFRQPVEVVPHSLLPGQAPLPAAAESDGPFTFYSINVWDDRKAVDRTIAAYLRAFTAQDPVRLVLKTTEKHLSLRVPFTGCWPVRTQWLAERLRNRYPDPPPITLLTEKLPESGIQDLHRQGDCYVSLCHAEGWGLGAFDAAASGRPVVMTGYGGQTEFLPPDLSWRVPYRMTSPPFRPLLDYEFGHRWAEPDVGQGARFLREVYEHPEESRAKAQVLASRLCARYRSDLVAAELRDCLGRHF from the coding sequence ATGACCGGCATCCGCTATATTTCGCTAACCGGCACCAGCGGTTACGCCCAGGCCGCGCGCCGGTATCTGCTGGGGCTCGTAGGGCTCGGCGTACCCGTCACCTGGACGCCGTTAGTCCCTGGCCCGGCCTGGGGCCTGGAGTTTGAGCCGTACGAGGGCACTTCCATCGGCGACCCGCAGCTCGATCCTGTGTGCAACCGGGCCATCCCCTACGACGTCGTCCTCCTTCACACCCAGCCGGAATACTATCCTCACCTCCGGGCGATGTTTCCGGACACCCGCGTCGCCGCCTACGCAGCCTGGGAAACTGAGCGCGTACCCCGCTCCTGGAAGACCCACCTGAGCGGCCTCGACCTGCTGATTGTCCCCTGCCCCTGGAATCGCGACGTGATGCGCAGTGGCGGCTTCCGGCAGCCCGTCGAGGTGGTTCCGCACTCTCTCCTTCCGGGCCAGGCCCCACTGCCCGCTGCCGCCGAAAGCGACGGCCCGTTCACCTTCTACTCCATCAACGTCTGGGACGACCGTAAGGCGGTCGACCGCACAATCGCCGCCTATCTCAGGGCCTTTACCGCCCAGGATCCGGTACGCCTCGTCCTCAAAACCACCGAGAAACACCTGTCCCTGCGCGTACCCTTCACCGGGTGCTGGCCCGTTCGCACCCAATGGCTGGCCGAGAGGTTGCGAAATCGGTATCCCGACCCTCCGCCCATCACCCTGCTCACGGAAAAGCTACCGGAATCCGGCATCCAGGACCTCCACCGCCAGGGCGACTGCTACGTCTCGCTCTGTCATGCCGAAGGATGGGGGCTGGGCGCCTTCGATGCCGCCGCCTCCGGCCGCCCCGTCGTCATGACAGGTTACGGCGGACAAACTGAGTTTCTGCCACCAGACCTCTCCTGGCGCGTCCCCTACCGCATGACCTCACCGCCCTTCCGCCCTCTGCTCGACTACGAGTTCGGTCACCGCTGGGCCGAACCGGACGTCGGCCAGGGTGCCCGTTTCCTGCGTGAGGTCTACGAACACCCTGAGGAAAGCAGGGCCAAAGCCCAGGTCCTGGCCAGTCGGTTGTGTGCGCGCTATCGGTCCGATCTGGTCGCCGCCGAGCTCCGGGATTGCCTGGGCCGGCATTTCTGA
- a CDS encoding carbon-nitrogen hydrolase family protein encodes MNQISQSLRDIPKFPEIAKNVAYLLLGGHRIAKIDKQEDWGEAFGCSPDQLAFVPGTFPQCADIMGYRFGMESCYDHGLGMLARRNATPLHFHFVVSDWVESSMGNMAMTAGGYFAHASTKYQQSTLWRRTMNGALEDITLNDTFWMKRSTQATLLNGDLASLAPPIPLGMKL; translated from the coding sequence TTGAACCAGATCAGCCAGAGCCTGCGGGACATCCCCAAGTTTCCGGAGATCGCCAAGAACGTGGCGTACCTGCTGCTGGGAGGGCATCGTATTGCGAAGATCGACAAACAGGAGGATTGGGGCGAGGCGTTCGGCTGCAGTCCGGATCAGTTGGCTTTCGTGCCGGGGACGTTCCCGCAGTGCGCGGACATCATGGGGTACCGGTTTGGTATGGAGAGCTGCTACGACCACGGGCTGGGGATGTTGGCCCGGAGAAATGCAACTCCCCTGCATTTCCACTTTGTTGTTTCGGATTGGGTGGAATCCAGCATGGGCAATATGGCGATGACGGCGGGCGGCTATTTCGCGCATGCTTCGACGAAATATCAGCAATCGACTCTGTGGCGGCGCACGATGAACGGCGCACTGGAAGACATCACGCTGAATGACACGTTCTGGATGAAGCGGAGTACGCAGGCGACCCTGCTGAATGGCGATCTGGCCTCGCTCGCGCCGCCGATTCCTTTGGGCATGAAGCTGTGA
- a CDS encoding M50 family metallopeptidase, which yields MAWWQMKRGRKFAGRWAIAASIAHFLILPIGPVVTIAGLVVFMRRKQREALHVERPPEHTPKAGDGTSRFTQAAVYIVPWILAFAGFRWVGRLAAQLGLTAIQGPLTGLIVLPLAILLSIFFHESGHAIGAWASDFQVRMFRVGPFSVSKLEGRWRFEWAGLLGGATGALPTRPRGIRSGALFTIAAGPAASFASGTICLVLFLTARNAPWQPAWDLLGTLTVLCLIDSVVNLLPIGTEHGGYSDGARLWQLALNGPWSRRIVFQFYTGLSITGDLSPQDWPSDLVEDSARVEDGSSGDPGAILFALVHFRFRGEIERAEEYFNLIHQHAKHWPEKTVTQFAPEFSFYQAIYRGDAEAAQLWFDRFKDKSLSDYWRAKAALHGAKGELEDGRAAWYKGWSLVLQAPPRGIRLLDEHDFRLMAERWWPDLVSLVPVHSTAAQQPVIRREAVPA from the coding sequence ATGGCCTGGTGGCAGATGAAGCGGGGCCGGAAGTTCGCCGGCCGTTGGGCCATTGCCGCGTCCATCGCCCATTTCCTGATACTGCCAATCGGGCCAGTCGTGACCATCGCCGGCCTCGTGGTTTTCATGCGCAGGAAACAGCGAGAGGCCCTTCACGTCGAGCGGCCGCCTGAACACACGCCGAAGGCTGGCGATGGAACTTCGCGCTTCACTCAGGCCGCGGTCTATATCGTTCCGTGGATCCTCGCCTTCGCCGGATTCCGCTGGGTCGGCCGGCTCGCCGCCCAGTTGGGCTTAACAGCGATCCAGGGCCCCCTGACGGGCCTGATCGTGCTGCCTCTGGCTATCCTCCTCTCGATCTTCTTTCACGAGTCGGGGCACGCCATCGGAGCCTGGGCTTCGGATTTCCAGGTTCGGATGTTCCGCGTGGGTCCCTTCAGCGTCTCCAAGCTCGAAGGCCGGTGGCGCTTCGAGTGGGCGGGCCTGTTAGGCGGAGCCACCGGCGCCCTGCCCACCAGACCGCGAGGCATCCGCTCCGGCGCTCTGTTCACCATCGCCGCCGGACCCGCCGCATCATTTGCCTCTGGAACCATCTGCCTGGTGCTGTTCCTCACCGCGCGCAACGCGCCCTGGCAGCCCGCCTGGGATCTCCTCGGCACGTTGACCGTCTTGTGCCTCATCGATTCCGTTGTCAATCTGCTGCCCATCGGGACCGAGCATGGCGGCTACTCCGACGGAGCGCGGCTCTGGCAACTCGCCTTGAACGGTCCGTGGAGCAGGCGCATTGTCTTCCAGTTCTACACCGGACTGTCGATCACCGGGGATCTTTCCCCGCAGGACTGGCCCAGCGACCTGGTCGAGGATTCGGCTCGCGTGGAGGACGGCAGCAGCGGAGACCCCGGAGCGATCCTGTTTGCGCTAGTCCACTTTCGCTTCCGTGGCGAAATCGAGCGGGCCGAGGAATACTTCAACCTGATCCATCAGCATGCGAAGCATTGGCCGGAGAAGACCGTAACGCAATTCGCGCCCGAATTTTCCTTTTATCAGGCCATCTACCGGGGCGATGCGGAAGCTGCCCAGCTCTGGTTCGATCGCTTCAAGGACAAATCGCTTTCCGACTATTGGCGCGCGAAGGCGGCACTTCACGGAGCCAAAGGCGAACTGGAAGACGGACGCGCGGCCTGGTACAAAGGCTGGAGCCTCGTGCTGCAGGCGCCTCCCAGGGGCATTCGCCTGTTAGACGAACACGACTTCCGCTTGATGGCGGAACGCTGGTGGCCCGACCTGGTGAGCCTGGTTCCAGTCCACTCCACGGCGGCCCAGCAACCAGTCATTCGTCGCGAAGCCGTTCCTGCCTAG
- a CDS encoding MSCRAMM family protein: MRTWAATLPVNFLCLCLLVPVRLPAQTTGSLSGLITNSITGEPLPGVQVLLIPLGSAQATSLNATSGPNGRIHFEDVKPGHYEFDSTKPGFVRHRQQVEIAAGSTKVDARLTPYARVSGRVTLGPDHPAAGVPVEIRRRGGRPRFTTTTAEDGTYLFNALEPGRYLLSAGARGAALRKLPGYSAAKAPTQEGGRTAWAPAFFPEGRSPAEAQVLSIKGGMDLGGHDLRLRPVPVYRLRGTVVDDRGEPAGGAAVQLFAADSWFGSEYETTARADGSFELEDVRAGDWDLHASASHSGVTLKGSLRFSITKADLSSVRLELTPPFPLNGFVDRDEPRDKEGKRLVSGVYMTSEDGGADIALKFHTQDGGLHWDSIYPGRYRIRPVGFAPNWYLDAIYVGDQEVLTRAVDLRPGSPSVRIVYLPRAGRLRGSVERGSRAHVYLLPAEEALWDEQFINAAQTDAEGRFEIGSLRPGEYLAFAFDEPQDHDEFTDPALVRTLLIQATRLTVRRGELSQVELKPLPSTLW, from the coding sequence ATGCGCACCTGGGCTGCTACACTTCCAGTGAATTTCCTCTGTCTTTGCCTGCTGGTCCCCGTCCGCCTCCCCGCCCAGACGACTGGCTCCCTCAGCGGCCTCATCACCAACTCCATCACCGGCGAGCCCCTCCCCGGCGTCCAGGTGCTTCTCATTCCATTGGGTTCAGCACAAGCTACATCTCTCAACGCCACCTCCGGACCGAATGGACGAATTCACTTCGAAGACGTGAAGCCCGGCCACTACGAATTCGACTCCACCAAACCCGGCTTCGTGCGCCACCGCCAACAAGTCGAAATTGCCGCCGGTTCCACGAAGGTGGACGCCCGCCTGACTCCGTACGCCCGCGTTTCCGGCCGCGTTACCCTCGGGCCCGATCATCCCGCGGCCGGCGTTCCGGTCGAGATCCGCCGCCGTGGCGGCCGGCCCCGTTTCACCACCACTACCGCCGAGGATGGCACCTACCTTTTCAATGCCCTGGAGCCCGGCCGCTACCTGCTCAGCGCCGGTGCACGCGGCGCAGCGCTGCGAAAACTCCCCGGCTACTCAGCGGCCAAGGCCCCCACCCAGGAAGGCGGCCGAACCGCCTGGGCGCCGGCCTTCTTCCCCGAAGGCCGATCCCCCGCGGAGGCACAGGTGCTCAGTATCAAGGGCGGCATGGACCTGGGCGGTCACGATCTCCGGCTCCGTCCAGTCCCGGTCTACCGCCTGCGCGGCACCGTCGTGGACGACCGTGGAGAGCCCGCCGGCGGGGCAGCCGTGCAACTCTTCGCAGCCGACTCCTGGTTCGGTTCGGAGTATGAGACCACCGCCCGCGCGGATGGTAGCTTCGAACTGGAAGACGTGCGCGCCGGAGACTGGGATCTTCACGCCTCCGCCAGCCACAGCGGCGTTACGCTCAAAGGGAGCCTGCGGTTTTCAATCACCAAGGCGGACCTCTCTTCGGTTCGCCTCGAACTCACTCCGCCGTTCCCACTTAACGGATTCGTCGATCGCGACGAGCCTAGGGACAAGGAAGGAAAGCGGCTGGTCAGCGGCGTCTATATGACCTCCGAGGACGGCGGCGCGGATATCGCGCTCAAGTTCCACACACAGGATGGCGGCCTGCACTGGGATTCCATCTATCCCGGCCGCTATCGCATCCGGCCAGTCGGTTTCGCCCCCAACTGGTACCTGGACGCCATATACGTCGGCGATCAGGAAGTACTCACGCGGGCCGTGGACCTCCGCCCCGGCAGCCCATCCGTCCGCATCGTCTACCTGCCTCGAGCCGGCAGGCTGCGAGGCTCAGTCGAACGGGGCAGCCGCGCCCACGTCTACCTGCTCCCCGCCGAGGAAGCACTGTGGGACGAGCAGTTTATCAATGCCGCACAGACGGACGCTGAGGGCCGCTTCGAGATCGGCAGCCTAAGGCCCGGTGAGTACCTTGCCTTCGCCTTCGACGAGCCCCAGGACCACGACGAGTTCACTGATCCGGCCCTGGTCCGCACGCTTCTTATCCAGGCGACGCGGCTCACCGTCCGTCGCGGTGAACTCAGCCAGGTTGAACTGAAGCCCCTCCCCAGCACCCTCTGGTAG
- a CDS encoding isopenicillin N synthase family dioxygenase gives MAAGRTVTIPVFDFSGPMDAGETARLHRAAAGIGFFHATHPLFDGKRCSQAIQLARGFFDLPAAEKQALAIENSAHFRGYSEMRNARDWREQMHFGREEPAGAHRLSGPNLWPVSGEWRSEILRLIADFETAGRDILNGISSGLRLPPDQLLPQEEAPYVLLKLIHYLPPPDGQARSGVAPHVDFSWITLLLQDDAGGLSACTPEGQWQDIDPRPGSLIVNIGEILQFATSAGLRATPHRVMNRTRDRISLPFFLNPGLDRWIGPIPLAQRGTISAAPEPEHVHRVLPISAATPFHYGEAEWRRKGQGVWCRDCVSA, from the coding sequence GTGGCTGCTGGGCGCACTGTGACGATCCCCGTCTTCGATTTCTCTGGCCCGATGGATGCAGGTGAGACCGCCCGGCTGCACCGGGCCGCAGCCGGGATCGGCTTCTTCCACGCCACGCATCCGTTGTTCGACGGGAAGCGATGCAGTCAGGCGATCCAACTGGCACGCGGATTCTTCGACCTGCCGGCGGCCGAAAAACAGGCGCTCGCCATCGAGAACTCGGCGCACTTCCGCGGCTACAGCGAGATGCGCAACGCCAGGGATTGGCGCGAGCAGATGCACTTCGGACGCGAGGAACCCGCTGGCGCGCATCGCCTGTCCGGACCGAATCTCTGGCCGGTCAGCGGCGAGTGGCGCTCGGAAATCCTGCGCCTGATCGCGGACTTTGAAACTGCCGGCCGCGACATCCTGAACGGAATCTCCTCCGGCCTGCGCCTGCCGCCCGATCAACTACTGCCGCAAGAGGAAGCCCCGTACGTCCTGCTGAAGCTGATCCATTATCTGCCGCCGCCGGACGGCCAGGCTCGCTCCGGAGTCGCTCCGCACGTCGACTTTAGTTGGATCACGCTGCTCCTTCAGGATGACGCCGGCGGCCTCTCCGCCTGCACGCCGGAGGGTCAGTGGCAGGATATCGATCCGCGCCCAGGCTCCTTGATCGTGAACATCGGGGAGATCCTGCAGTTCGCCACCTCAGCCGGTCTCCGAGCCACTCCGCATCGCGTGATGAACCGGACCCGGGATCGCATCTCTCTACCGTTCTTCCTGAATCCGGGCCTGGACCGCTGGATCGGACCCATCCCACTCGCGCAGCGCGGCACTATCTCCGCGGCGCCCGAACCCGAGCATGTCCATCGTGTATTGCCAATCTCGGCGGCTACTCCGTTCCACTACGGCGAAGCCGAATGGCGCCGCAAGGGGCAAGGGGTGTGGTGCCGGGATTGTGTCTCGGCGTGA